A genome region from Bacillota bacterium includes the following:
- the ligA gene encoding NAD-dependent DNA ligase LigA, translating into MGKDVDLKRIAELREQLNYHNYRYYVLDDPVISDSEFDQLMRELIELEEKYPETVTPDSPTQRVGHAVVGGFAQVQHQTPLLSLSNAFNKDELEDFGRRVERWAGAGVDYACELKFDGLAVALTYENGIFVRGATRGDGQVGEDITQNLRTIRSIPLKLRQPVDLEVRGEVYMPKQAYEALNQARAEQGESLFANPRNAAAGSVRQLDPKVTAGRKLDIYVYGIGSVDSEQITTHLESIEWLKDLGFKVSPYIKHCASIDEVWEFIEHWTEKRAELPFEIDGIVVKVNSLAVQAELGSTAKSPRWAIAYKFPAEQAVAQVLDIEVNVGRTGAVTPLAILTPTLVAGSTVSRAALHNEDYVKTKDIRIGDYVVIQKAGDVIPEIVRSLPERRTGNEQVFAMPEFCPVCEEKLQRTEGEAAVRCVNSACPAQAYERLIHYASRGAMNIEGLGPAVIQQLIDAGLVENPADFYQLRYEQLIKLERFGPKSAENLLNAIEDSKTRPLANLVFALGIRFVGSEVARELAAHFGTMDRLRNAAYEELITIDAVGERIAGSVVEYFSKPENNQLIDRLQDAGVNMVQAQTSGSQPLAGQTFVVTGKLENFSRKEAEETLRSLGADVTGSVSKKTTYVVAGEKAGSKLTKAQELGIPVLNEQQFLELVQQTGRN; encoded by the coding sequence ATGGGAAAAGATGTTGATCTAAAGCGCATTGCAGAACTGCGCGAGCAGCTGAACTACCATAATTACCGCTATTATGTGTTAGATGATCCGGTGATTTCCGATAGCGAGTTTGACCAGCTGATGCGCGAGCTGATTGAGCTTGAGGAAAAATACCCCGAAACAGTAACGCCCGATTCGCCTACTCAAAGAGTTGGACATGCTGTTGTGGGAGGCTTTGCCCAGGTTCAGCATCAAACACCGCTGTTAAGCCTCAGCAATGCTTTCAATAAAGATGAACTAGAAGATTTTGGCAGAAGGGTAGAGCGCTGGGCTGGTGCAGGGGTGGACTATGCTTGTGAGCTTAAGTTTGATGGTCTAGCGGTTGCTCTCACTTATGAGAACGGAATCTTCGTACGCGGAGCCACCCGCGGTGATGGGCAGGTAGGTGAAGATATAACCCAAAACCTGCGCACCATTCGTTCGATACCGCTAAAACTGCGCCAGCCTGTTGATCTGGAAGTTCGGGGCGAAGTTTATATGCCCAAACAAGCTTATGAGGCTTTGAATCAAGCCAGAGCTGAACAAGGCGAGTCTCTATTTGCTAATCCCCGCAATGCGGCTGCGGGATCAGTGCGCCAGCTCGATCCTAAAGTGACCGCCGGCCGCAAATTGGACATTTATGTTTACGGCATAGGATCAGTAGATAGCGAGCAGATTACTACTCACCTAGAAAGTATCGAATGGCTGAAAGATCTGGGGTTTAAGGTCAGCCCTTACATTAAACACTGCGCCTCTATCGATGAGGTCTGGGAATTCATTGAACATTGGACCGAAAAACGTGCCGAACTGCCTTTTGAAATTGACGGCATTGTCGTCAAGGTAAACAGTCTGGCGGTGCAGGCTGAATTGGGATCAACTGCTAAGAGTCCTCGCTGGGCGATTGCTTATAAGTTTCCGGCGGAACAGGCAGTAGCTCAAGTTTTAGATATTGAGGTTAACGTTGGACGGACCGGTGCAGTGACACCGCTGGCGATCTTGACACCTACGTTGGTTGCCGGCTCGACTGTCAGCCGGGCAGCTCTCCACAATGAGGATTATGTGAAAACGAAAGATATCCGCATCGGAGACTATGTTGTGATTCAGAAAGCTGGCGATGTGATTCCGGAGATCGTCCGGTCTCTACCGGAGCGGCGCACAGGTAATGAGCAGGTTTTTGCCATGCCTGAATTCTGTCCGGTTTGTGAAGAAAAGCTGCAGCGTACTGAGGGGGAAGCGGCAGTGCGCTGTGTAAACTCTGCCTGCCCGGCTCAAGCCTATGAGCGCCTGATTCACTATGCTTCCCGTGGAGCAATGAATATTGAAGGCTTAGGACCGGCAGTGATTCAGCAGCTGATTGATGCCGGTTTAGTTGAGAACCCAGCGGATTTTTATCAGCTTCGCTATGAGCAGCTGATAAAGTTGGAGCGGTTCGGACCCAAATCTGCAGAAAACTTGCTGAATGCGATTGAGGACAGCAAAACCCGACCGCTGGCCAATCTTGTATTTGCCTTAGGGATCCGCTTTGTCGGCAGCGAGGTTGCCCGCGAGTTAGCGGCGCATTTTGGAACTATGGATCGGCTTAGAAACGCTGCTTATGAGGAATTAATAACCATTGATGCTGTGGGCGAAAGAATTGCTGGCAGTGTCGTGGAGTATTTCAGCAAGCCTGAAAACAATCAGCTGATTGACCGACTCCAGGATGCCGGTGTTAACATGGTCCAAGCTCAAACATCCGGATCCCAGCCGCTGGCAGGCCAAACATTTGTAGTAACTGGAAAACTGGAGAATTTCAGCCGTAAAGAGGCGGAGGAAACACTGCGCAGTCTTGGCGCTGATGTTACCGGCAGTGTCAGCAAGAAAACCACTTATGTGGTTGCCGGTGAAAAAGCAGGATCTAAATTGACCAAAGCTCAAGAACTGGGAATACCTGTCCTAAATGAACAGCAGTTTTTAGAACTTGTCCAGCAGACAGGCAGGAACTAA
- a CDS encoding bifunctional phosphoribosyl-AMP cyclohydrolase/phosphoribosyl-ATP diphosphatase HisIE codes for MTKVKQKLKFDQNGLIPAIIQDRSGQVLMLAYMNQEALDKTLSTGLTWFYSRSRKQLWQKGETSGHVQQVVEVTADCDYDSLLITVDQVGPGACHEGYRSCFHYPVQAAANREQHERTFDPAAVYNSQILHQLYALIEDRKRNPQGGSYTNYLFEKGIDKILKKVGEETAEVIIGAKNADPGELIYEVSDLLYHLLVLLVEKNVALDQIWQELESRRK; via the coding sequence GTGACGAAAGTGAAGCAAAAATTAAAGTTTGATCAAAACGGATTGATACCGGCAATAATTCAGGATCGCAGCGGTCAGGTTTTAATGCTTGCTTATATGAATCAAGAAGCTCTTGATAAAACCTTGTCTACCGGATTAACCTGGTTTTACAGCCGCAGCCGCAAACAACTGTGGCAGAAAGGGGAAACATCCGGGCATGTGCAGCAGGTAGTGGAAGTCACAGCTGACTGCGATTATGACAGTCTTTTGATTACTGTTGATCAAGTTGGTCCCGGTGCCTGCCATGAAGGCTATCGCTCCTGCTTTCATTATCCGGTGCAGGCAGCGGCAAACAGGGAGCAGCATGAACGGACTTTTGACCCAGCAGCTGTATACAACTCACAGATCCTGCATCAGCTGTATGCTTTAATTGAAGACCGCAAGCGTAATCCTCAAGGCGGCTCTTATACCAATTATTTATTTGAAAAGGGTATTGATAAGATCCTGAAAAAAGTCGGGGAAGAAACGGCTGAGGTTATTATCGGAGCGAAAAATGCCGATCCCGGCGAGCTGATTTATGAGGTGAGCGATTTACTGTATCACCTGCTGGTCTTGCTGGTAGAAAAGAATGTGGCATTAGATCAGATCTGGCAGGAGTTAGAATCGCGGAGAAAATAG
- a CDS encoding SPOR domain-containing protein — protein sequence MGRKQSKKRRGFFAGEGLSFVISLISVSVICIFVGYLLGQYALEWLNSPFTSVSQNQMDALNHSINSQLENLELPNSQTGADTAVGGQTQSSQTESPPAQTASSQAGGFYRVQAGVFNHLSNAEAQVALLRDAGFEAFITPGPPYRVQTGAFSTLENAERYANELKAEGFEAAVIRP from the coding sequence ATGGGACGCAAGCAAAGTAAAAAACGGCGCGGTTTTTTTGCAGGTGAAGGTCTATCTTTTGTGATTTCATTGATTTCAGTGAGTGTAATCTGCATATTTGTTGGTTATCTGCTTGGTCAATATGCGCTGGAATGGCTGAACAGTCCATTTACATCGGTCAGCCAGAACCAAATGGATGCTTTGAACCATTCTATTAACAGTCAGCTGGAGAACTTAGAACTGCCTAACTCTCAAACGGGTGCAGATACGGCTGTGGGTGGGCAAACCCAGTCCTCCCAGACCGAATCTCCGCCGGCACAGACAGCTTCCAGCCAGGCTGGCGGGTTTTATCGGGTGCAGGCCGGAGTGTTTAATCACTTAAGCAACGCGGAGGCGCAGGTGGCGCTGCTGAGGGATGCGGGGTTTGAGGCATTTATCACGCCCGGACCGCCTTATCGGGTGCAGACCGGAGCTTTCTCTACTTTAGAAAACGCGGAGCGGTATGCCAATGAGCTGAAGGCAGAGGGGTTCGAAGCAGCAGTAATTCGTCCTTGA
- a CDS encoding valine--tRNA ligase, with protein MSETKTLAKTYNPQEVEDKWYQHWEKNGYFHAEVEPDKEPFCIVIPPPNVTGELHMGHALDETYQDILIRWKRMQGYNALWIPGTDHAGIATQARVEDHIRKTEGLTRHDLGREEFLKRVWDWKEKYGSRIITQLKKLGSSADWDRERFTMDEGCSRAVREVFVRLYEKGLIYQGNYSVNWCPNCSTTLSDIEVDHEEDAGKLYYIKYPFADGSGHIEIATTRPETLLGDTAVAVNPDDPRYKDIIGKMVIVPLVDREVPIIADDYVDPSFGSGMVKITPAHDPNDFEIGLRHNLEQVVVIGLDAHMTKAAGKYAGMDRYACRKLVVEDLEKLGLLVEIKDHVHAVGECYRCGTVVEPLVSKQWFVKMKPLAEPAIEAVKNGDIKFVPERFSKNYLNWMENIRDWCISRQLWWGHRIPVWYCGDCGESFAAVEDPAECRKCGSKDIEQDPDVLDTWFSSALWPFSTLGWPDETPELKHFYPTSVLVTGFDIIPFWVARMIFMGLEFMGERPFEDVLIHGLVRDEQGRKMSKSLGNGVDPLKVIEEYGADALRFNLVIGVAPGNDLRFIPEKVEAYRNFANKIWNAARFALMNLEDFDPGQGKPESGLSVADKWILSRYQHAAEEVTRHLERYDIGEGARVLYDFIWSELCDWYIEWVKPRLYGRQGEEARYASQYTLWYVFKNTMQLLHPYMPFITEEIWQKLPMTGETIMLAPWPVETGYRDEETEKTMQVLMNVITEIRTIRSEKQVPPGRKITAIFQTDPALQQILKDNVQYLQTLAGLDEVEIGVAGVKPARSAAAVTDGVEIYLPLAGMVDLEAEAERIEKELAKAKQELERAEKKLSNPGFVNKAPEAVVQKEREKLALLADTVAKLTAMYKEIVSE; from the coding sequence ATGAGTGAAACCAAAACGCTTGCGAAAACTTACAATCCGCAGGAAGTAGAAGACAAGTGGTATCAGCATTGGGAAAAAAATGGCTATTTTCACGCTGAAGTTGAACCGGATAAAGAACCGTTTTGTATCGTGATCCCGCCGCCGAATGTTACCGGTGAGCTGCATATGGGTCATGCTTTGGATGAAACTTATCAGGATATTTTAATCCGCTGGAAGCGGATGCAGGGCTACAATGCCCTCTGGATTCCCGGCACAGACCATGCCGGTATTGCTACTCAGGCACGGGTAGAGGACCATATCAGAAAAACCGAAGGACTCACCCGCCATGATTTAGGCCGCGAAGAGTTTCTAAAGCGTGTCTGGGATTGGAAAGAAAAGTACGGCAGCCGCATCATTACTCAGCTGAAGAAGCTCGGTTCGTCTGCAGATTGGGATCGGGAACGCTTTACTATGGATGAAGGATGCTCCCGAGCTGTGCGCGAAGTTTTTGTTCGCCTCTATGAAAAAGGCTTGATCTATCAGGGTAACTATAGTGTAAACTGGTGTCCAAACTGCAGTACGACATTATCTGATATTGAAGTTGATCATGAAGAAGATGCCGGCAAACTTTATTACATTAAATATCCTTTTGCTGACGGCAGCGGACATATTGAAATCGCTACAACCAGACCGGAAACCCTGCTGGGGGATACTGCTGTCGCGGTAAATCCAGATGATCCACGGTACAAGGACATCATCGGTAAAATGGTAATCGTACCGCTGGTTGACCGCGAAGTTCCGATTATCGCTGATGATTATGTCGATCCAAGCTTTGGTTCCGGTATGGTTAAGATTACCCCGGCTCACGATCCGAATGACTTTGAAATCGGACTGCGCCATAATCTGGAGCAGGTAGTTGTGATCGGACTGGACGCTCACATGACCAAAGCAGCAGGCAAGTACGCCGGTATGGATCGCTACGCCTGCCGCAAGCTGGTTGTTGAGGACTTAGAGAAGCTGGGACTGCTGGTTGAAATCAAGGACCATGTCCATGCTGTCGGTGAATGCTACCGCTGCGGTACAGTGGTTGAGCCCCTGGTTTCTAAACAGTGGTTTGTGAAAATGAAGCCGTTGGCTGAGCCGGCAATTGAAGCAGTCAAGAATGGTGATATCAAGTTCGTTCCGGAACGGTTCAGCAAAAACTATTTGAACTGGATGGAGAATATCCGAGACTGGTGCATTTCCCGCCAGCTGTGGTGGGGCCACCGCATTCCGGTTTGGTACTGTGGAGACTGCGGCGAGAGTTTTGCAGCAGTTGAAGATCCTGCAGAATGCCGCAAATGCGGTTCCAAGGATATTGAGCAGGATCCGGATGTTTTAGATACCTGGTTTTCGTCAGCACTGTGGCCGTTTTCAACTTTAGGTTGGCCAGACGAAACCCCCGAATTGAAGCATTTCTATCCGACAAGTGTATTAGTAACAGGATTCGACATTATTCCATTTTGGGTTGCCCGCATGATCTTTATGGGCTTAGAATTTATGGGCGAGAGGCCATTTGAAGATGTCCTGATCCACGGCTTGGTGCGAGATGAGCAGGGGCGGAAAATGAGTAAGTCCCTCGGAAACGGTGTCGATCCACTCAAGGTGATCGAGGAGTACGGCGCCGACGCGCTCAGATTTAACCTTGTGATCGGGGTCGCTCCCGGTAATGACCTCCGCTTCATTCCGGAAAAAGTAGAGGCTTACCGCAATTTTGCCAATAAGATTTGGAATGCAGCCCGTTTTGCGCTGATGAATCTTGAGGATTTTGATCCGGGGCAGGGTAAACCTGAGTCAGGTTTATCAGTTGCAGATAAGTGGATTTTAAGCCGCTATCAGCACGCTGCTGAGGAGGTTACCCGCCATCTCGAGCGCTATGATATCGGTGAGGGAGCTCGCGTGCTCTACGACTTCATTTGGAGCGAACTCTGCGACTGGTATATTGAGTGGGTAAAACCGCGGCTTTACGGCAGACAGGGAGAAGAAGCCCGCTATGCATCCCAGTACACGTTATGGTATGTGTTCAAAAACACCATGCAGCTGCTGCATCCGTATATGCCGTTTATTACCGAAGAGATCTGGCAGAAGCTGCCGATGACTGGAGAAACTATTATGCTGGCTCCCTGGCCGGTTGAAACTGGTTATAGAGATGAAGAAACTGAAAAGACTATGCAAGTTCTGATGAACGTTATTACCGAAATCCGCACCATCCGCAGTGAGAAGCAGGTGCCGCCGGGACGCAAAATTACCGCGATTTTCCAGACCGATCCAGCCCTGCAGCAGATTCTTAAGGACAATGTCCAATATCTGCAGACTCTGGCAGGATTGGATGAGGTGGAAATCGGGGTAGCAGGCGTAAAGCCGGCGCGGAGCGCTGCTGCAGTAACCGACGGGGTTGAGATTTATCTGCCTTTAGCCGGAATGGTCGATCTGGAAGCGGAAGCTGAGCGGATTGAAAAAGAATTGGCGAAAGCCAAGCAGGAGTTGGAGCGGGCTGAGAAGAAACTCAGCAATCCCGGCTTTGTTAACAAGGCGCCGGAAGCGGTTGTGCAGAAAGAAAGGGAGAAGCTGGCCCTGCTTGCCGATACAGTTGCAAAACTTACTGCAATGTATAAGGAGATTGTCAGTGAATAA
- a CDS encoding bifunctional folylpolyglutamate synthase/dihydrofolate synthase: protein MNKDNLFQKQRFSAHLGLERITELCSRLGDPHRQFRSIHIGGTNGKGSTAAYLASVLEHHGYRVGLFTSPHLVDYRERFRINGDLISAEELAAISAEVNELMSKIEAEFPEYGTFTMFEGAAATAFLYFSAQNVDWAVIEVGLGGRFDATNILHPEISVITPVGHDHVDRLGPTLADVAREKAGIIKGRVPVCVSEQLPEVERVLQAAAADQEAPYFSLKDVDWQPHKWNLFGGELIYPALDSHPFSVQLLGRHQLVNAAAALLALQVLGERGLRLNPKLIRNGLAAAQWPGRLQTVSREPLVIFDGAHNRESFLALADALDELVHRKLTFVIGMSADKNPSIIDPLLPLAERILFTESENSRLGAKSAAELRDYAADRGIEAQIIAFADLPNTIFEYDPVCVCGSLYLIGDLQAAVLKENRGHPSIKT from the coding sequence GTGAATAAAGATAATCTGTTTCAAAAGCAGCGCTTCAGCGCTCATCTAGGATTAGAACGGATCACCGAGCTGTGTTCAAGGCTCGGTGATCCTCACCGCCAATTTCGCTCTATTCACATTGGCGGAACGAATGGCAAAGGCTCCACAGCTGCTTACTTAGCCAGCGTGCTTGAGCATCACGGATATCGCGTTGGTTTGTTTACATCACCCCATCTTGTAGATTACCGAGAGCGGTTTCGGATTAACGGCGATTTGATTTCGGCGGAAGAACTCGCAGCAATCAGCGCTGAAGTGAATGAGCTCATGAGCAAAATAGAGGCTGAGTTTCCTGAATACGGTACTTTTACAATGTTTGAAGGCGCTGCGGCAACTGCTTTTCTGTATTTTTCCGCCCAAAATGTTGACTGGGCCGTTATTGAAGTAGGATTGGGCGGCCGTTTTGACGCTACCAATATCCTGCATCCGGAAATCAGTGTGATTACACCGGTTGGACATGATCATGTGGATCGCCTGGGACCAACACTGGCTGATGTTGCTCGCGAAAAGGCTGGGATTATTAAGGGCAGGGTGCCTGTTTGTGTTAGTGAACAGCTTCCCGAAGTGGAGCGAGTGCTGCAAGCAGCAGCCGCTGACCAGGAAGCACCTTATTTCAGTCTTAAGGACGTGGACTGGCAGCCTCATAAATGGAATCTTTTTGGCGGAGAGTTAATCTATCCGGCATTGGACTCCCATCCATTTTCGGTTCAGCTTTTGGGCAGGCATCAGTTAGTCAATGCAGCTGCTGCGCTTTTAGCTCTGCAGGTGCTTGGGGAAAGAGGGTTGAGGTTAAATCCAAAGTTGATTAGAAACGGATTAGCCGCAGCTCAGTGGCCGGGACGGCTGCAGACTGTTTCCCGGGAACCGCTGGTTATCTTTGATGGTGCCCATAACCGAGAGAGCTTTCTAGCCTTGGCAGATGCTTTGGATGAGTTAGTCCACCGCAAGCTTACTTTTGTAATTGGTATGTCGGCTGATAAAAATCCGAGTATTATTGATCCTTTACTGCCGCTTGCGGAGCGGATACTGTTTACCGAGTCTGAAAACAGCAGATTAGGAGCTAAATCTGCTGCTGAATTAAGGGATTACGCTGCGGACCGCGGGATTGAAGCCCAAATAATCGCATTTGCAGATCTGCCTAATACTATTTTTGAATATGATCCAGTTTGTGTCTGCGGCTCGTTATATTTAATTGGCGATCTTCAAGCTGCTGTTCTGAAGGAAAATAGAGGACATCCGTCGATAAAAACCTAA
- the pcrA gene encoding DNA helicase PcrA: MMDLLDTLNPRQQEAVTHGSGPLLVIAGAGSGKTRVLTFRIAYLIKHFGVRPDQILAVTFTNKAAQEMKERIEQLVGGIAKGIWVSTFHSTCVRILRSHGDKLGYQSNFQIFDSADQLVVIREILKELNLDPKRFDPRAMLSAISSAKNELLGPEEFDAKAMDFWERQVSRVYQRYQQTLIDNNAFDFDDLIMKTVELFRTFPEVCAYYQDRFRYILVDEYQDTNHAQYQLVNLLAAEHQNLCVVGDDDQSIYAFRGADIRNILEFERDFPNARVIRLEQNYRSTQNILTAANHLIANNTERKGKNLFTNNGDGERIKFYQAYDERQEAAFIANVITSQVQADQRQYQDFTILYRTHAQSRIIEEEFVRRGLPYRIVAGLRFYDRKEIKDLVAYLRLLANPADNFSFKRIINVPKRGIGPTTVAKLEDYAQVNGLSLYETLEQIDSVDNITGKYRQSLIEFREMFAVWKRELDGEPVTSIVERILFDTGYKQMLNAEQTIEAETRLENLNEFLTVTKQFDENEENRDLSLFLEQLALMSDVDNYDQDADAVSMMTLHAAKGLEFPVVFMVGMEDGVFPSARSIWEPGQIEEERRLAYVGLTRAEEAIYLTCAENRTLFGSVSSNPISLFVKEIPEELLEQVDDRGAVFQRRRSTGSVSNQTIGSVAYEVGDRIRHQRFGEGQVLAVSGDIIKIAFADHGIKQFAASIAPIEKI, translated from the coding sequence ATGATGGATTTACTGGATACCCTGAATCCGAGACAGCAGGAAGCTGTGACTCACGGCAGCGGACCTTTATTGGTTATCGCTGGTGCCGGAAGCGGAAAAACCAGGGTTTTAACTTTTAGAATTGCATATCTGATCAAGCACTTCGGTGTAAGGCCGGATCAGATTTTAGCGGTAACTTTTACTAATAAAGCGGCTCAGGAAATGAAAGAGCGCATCGAGCAGCTGGTGGGAGGCATAGCGAAAGGTATCTGGGTCAGCACCTTCCACTCGACCTGTGTCCGGATATTGAGAAGTCATGGGGATAAGCTTGGCTATCAATCCAACTTCCAGATTTTTGATTCTGCGGATCAATTAGTGGTGATCCGGGAAATCCTGAAGGAGCTGAACCTCGATCCGAAGCGATTTGACCCCAGGGCAATGCTGTCAGCGATCAGCAGTGCCAAAAACGAGCTATTGGGTCCAGAAGAATTTGATGCAAAAGCCATGGATTTCTGGGAGCGGCAGGTCAGTCGGGTCTATCAAAGATATCAGCAGACTTTGATTGATAACAATGCCTTTGATTTCGATGACCTGATTATGAAAACAGTGGAGCTGTTCCGGACTTTTCCCGAAGTCTGCGCTTATTATCAGGACCGGTTCCGCTATATCCTTGTTGATGAGTATCAAGATACCAACCATGCCCAGTATCAGCTCGTTAATCTGCTGGCAGCAGAGCATCAGAACCTCTGCGTTGTTGGTGATGACGACCAGTCCATTTACGCCTTTAGAGGTGCGGACATCCGCAATATCTTAGAGTTTGAGCGGGATTTTCCTAATGCCAGAGTGATTCGCTTAGAGCAGAATTACCGCTCAACCCAAAATATCCTGACTGCAGCCAACCATTTAATCGCCAATAATACGGAGCGGAAAGGCAAAAACCTTTTTACCAATAATGGTGATGGTGAACGAATCAAGTTTTACCAGGCTTATGATGAGCGGCAGGAAGCTGCTTTTATCGCCAATGTTATTACCAGCCAGGTGCAGGCGGATCAACGGCAGTATCAGGATTTTACGATTTTGTACCGCACTCATGCCCAATCTCGGATAATTGAGGAAGAATTTGTGCGTCGGGGCTTGCCTTACCGGATTGTAGCAGGGCTGCGGTTTTATGACCGCAAAGAGATTAAGGATCTCGTCGCCTACCTGCGGCTGTTAGCAAATCCAGCCGATAATTTCAGTTTCAAGCGAATTATTAATGTGCCGAAGCGGGGGATTGGTCCTACAACAGTTGCTAAATTAGAAGACTATGCTCAGGTCAACGGCCTAAGCCTGTATGAGACTTTAGAGCAGATTGACTCGGTAGATAATATTACGGGAAAATATCGGCAGAGTTTGATTGAGTTTAGGGAGATGTTTGCAGTTTGGAAGCGGGAGCTTGATGGCGAGCCTGTGACCAGTATTGTGGAAAGAATTTTGTTCGATACCGGCTATAAACAGATGCTCAATGCCGAACAGACAATTGAGGCTGAAACACGTCTAGAGAACTTAAATGAGTTTCTCACTGTTACCAAACAGTTCGATGAGAACGAGGAAAACCGTGATCTCAGTCTCTTTCTTGAGCAGTTAGCCTTAATGTCTGATGTAGATAACTATGATCAAGACGCAGATGCTGTCAGTATGATGACACTGCATGCGGCTAAAGGTTTGGAATTTCCGGTGGTGTTTATGGTGGGAATGGAAGATGGGGTATTTCCCAGCGCCCGTTCAATCTGGGAGCCAGGCCAGATCGAGGAAGAACGGCGGTTAGCCTATGTTGGCTTAACTAGGGCAGAAGAAGCGATATATTTAACCTGCGCCGAAAACCGCACCTTATTTGGCAGCGTCAGTTCCAACCCAATTTCGCTATTTGTAAAAGAGATTCCGGAAGAGCTGCTGGAACAAGTTGATGACCGGGGAGCAGTTTTTCAGCGCCGCCGATCGACCGGATCAGTTTCCAACCAGACAATTGGATCCGTGGCTTATGAAGTTGGAGATCGCATTCGTCATCAGCGGTTTGGCGAAGGTCAGGTCTTGGCTGTATCCGGTGACATAATCAAGATCGCTTTTGCAGATCATGGGATCAAGCAGTTTGCGGCGAGCATTGCCCCGATTGAAAAGATTTAA
- a CDS encoding transcriptional repressor: MSLSEIREQLEANDLRLTPQREAVVQVLLDNTDAHLRAEDVFMMTKKIVPDIGLATVYRTLELLEKLSIIYRFEYGDGQSRYELGRKEEEHYHHHLICLECGEISEFNDDLLEKLEAKIAKERDFEIVDHSLRIFGYCRKCRKRKK; this comes from the coding sequence ATGAGTTTATCGGAGATTCGGGAGCAGCTGGAAGCTAATGATCTGCGCTTGACTCCGCAGAGAGAAGCTGTTGTGCAGGTCCTGCTCGACAATACAGACGCCCATCTGCGCGCAGAAGATGTTTTTATGATGACAAAAAAAATTGTGCCTGATATCGGTTTGGCGACGGTCTACCGAACCTTAGAACTTTTGGAGAAGCTCAGTATTATATACCGCTTCGAGTATGGTGACGGACAGAGCCGCTATGAGCTTGGGCGCAAAGAAGAAGAGCATTACCATCATCATTTAATCTGTCTGGAATGCGGAGAAATCAGTGAGTTTAACGATGACCTGCTGGAAAAACTGGAAGCAAAGATCGCTAAAGAACGGGATTTTGAAATAGTTGACCACAGTCTGCGGATTTTTGGTTACTGCAGGAAGTGCAGGAAGAGGAAAAAGTAA
- the hisA gene encoding 1-(5-phosphoribosyl)-5-[(5-phosphoribosylamino)methylideneamino]imidazole-4-carboxamide isomerase: MLIIPAIDLINGECVRLEQGDYAKKTVYSSDPVQTARAFADAGAEMLHIVDLDGARDGFPQNLDVIERIAGAVSIPIELGGGLRNLSAVEAAFAAGAARAVLGTAVLDEPDWFKQAIAKYGERIVVGIDARNGMVAVKGWLETTTVPALELIERMKTLGVEEIIYTDIARDGMLTGPNLDALKEVGQAGIKIVASGGVSSLDDIRNLRSLSSYGVYAVIIGKALYTNQIDLAEAVAAARS; encoded by the coding sequence ATGCTGATTATACCCGCTATTGACTTAATCAATGGAGAATGCGTCCGCCTAGAGCAGGGCGACTATGCGAAAAAAACTGTCTACAGCTCGGACCCTGTCCAAACAGCTCGGGCTTTTGCCGATGCCGGCGCTGAAATGCTGCACATAGTCGATCTGGACGGAGCCCGCGATGGCTTTCCTCAGAATCTGGATGTGATCGAAAGAATTGCCGGTGCGGTGTCGATCCCGATTGAATTGGGAGGAGGACTCAGGAACCTATCGGCTGTAGAAGCTGCTTTTGCTGCGGGAGCAGCCAGAGCGGTATTAGGAACAGCTGTATTAGATGAACCGGATTGGTTTAAACAGGCGATTGCCAAATATGGAGAGCGGATTGTGGTGGGCATCGATGCCCGCAATGGTATGGTGGCAGTTAAAGGCTGGCTGGAAACTACTACTGTTCCGGCTCTGGAGCTTATTGAACGGATGAAAACTCTTGGAGTTGAGGAGATTATTTATACAGATATTGCGCGGGATGGGATGCTGACTGGTCCTAATTTGGATGCTTTAAAAGAAGTGGGACAAGCAGGAATCAAAATCGTTGCATCGGGAGGAGTATCATCGCTTGATGACATTCGCAATCTGCGCAGCCTTTCATCCTATGGGGTTTATGCAGTAATTATCGGCAAGGCCTTGTATACAAATCAAATTGATTTGGCAGAAGCAGTTGCGGCTGCCCGCAGTTAG